The Ipomoea triloba cultivar NCNSP0323 chromosome 4, ASM357664v1 DNA segment GCAAACGTTCAGCATGCATCCTCCCCACCTTGGTTTCCATGAGGAAGACAAAATCGGGCTTCTTACGTGACACAAGGTCCACCAACTCGCGAACTGTacgtggattgcccaagccacgacTGTTCCAACTCAAGGTACTCATGATGACGGGCGGGTCTGGGAACCAGAACCCGCCACATACAAGTTTTTTGACACCTCGTGCATGGTAACGTCACTACCACTCCCGCTACTCGACCTCCGAGAACCACTAAAACCGCCCTCCCGACGGCGTTTAGTGACAGCAACAACCACCTCCGCACTCTCCTGTCGCTGTACCGTAACCGGAGCGGTCACAGCGCTGCCATCAACACCAGCAGCGGCCTCCGAGCCTCCACCCGACCGCGGAGCAGCCCCAACCGGCACGAGCCAACTATCCCCCACCATCTTAGGACCTCGGCTACCACCAGCTCGCAATGCAGCACTGAATGGAAACTGATCGACCGGGATCGTCGCCTCTCGCGCCTTGAGACAAAATTTATATGAGTGCCCCATCATGCCGCAATAAAAGCAAAAACTATGGAGTCGTTCGTACTTAAACGACACCCAACTCCAAGTCCGGTCACGTTTAAGAAGCTTCATACGCCGTTTTAAAGGTTTGCTCACCAGCATAAAAACCCTAGTGCGGTAAAAATTAAGCCACGGAGCTCCAGCAAAACGGTCATCCCCTTTAACAAATGCACCAAGAAAATTTCCAATCTGCTCCAAAATCACATCGGACGTGTAACCCATGGGTAAGTCATGAATCTGAACCCACATGTCAACCGAGTCAAGAGCCACATCCCCGGGAAGGACGCCATCCTTAACCTGTCGACAGATAAGAGTAGAGTTTTCGAACGACCAGGGGCCCTCCTCCAACACATACTGCATGTCCGTGATATGGAAGAAAACGAACAGAAAAAGGTTTGGTTGCAGCTCAGTGATCGTGACTCCCCTGACCGGTTTCCACACCGACGCCATAACTTGCCTCATATATTCAAGCTTAACAAACTTCTTAGTTAAGAACCGTCCAACAACTGACCAAGTCTCTTGCAACCCTCCGACAAGCTCCTCGGCATCGGCTCCTACCGGCTCAAAAGCCAAATCCTCGTCCTCCAAAACCATATCTGCCCAACGCTCGGAGAGCCCCGCTACACCCTCGTCCGTTGTCGTCGTCGCCATGCAGACAAACCACGTGAAACCAGAAAGAAAAACACTGGTAACGACCGGAAGAAAACACGTATGATCGGAGAAAGCCTAGAAACCCTAGGAAGGAACCGGAACCCTAGTCGGCGCTAGGGAGAGAGATATGGTATTCGTAATATATGgacttattatatttgaaaaataatatgtaaGATTTTCTCAAGATAAGAAGAAACACACATCTCAAGCTAATCTGTAAGTTTTCCTCAAATCAAGGAATACCAATCTCAAACTAATCTCTTGAAGACTCCATAATCTGTTGAAAACGTGTCATATGTAAATGCTCCATTCATGCTGATCTTGCAacctaaataattaaattaagctTCTTAAATAAACTATgatatttttgacaaataattagtCAAAAAacatgtgtatcatttgtacacctACCATCCCCTTTGACAATTATTTGTCAAACACAAAAACACTTACATATATTCTTAAGGCTATAAGAAAATATcaatagaatttatttattaaaataaaagtctTAAGACATGTTGCGTTGACaagcaaaatattatattaataaagatAACTAGAGACTGAGGATAGCTAAAGAAATTTGCCAAGAAAAAAATCATGATTCAACCATAATCTTGATCATATCACTTCCATAACCATACGTCCATACAACATACATACACCATATCAATAACCAACACCAATAATCATCCACCAATTAGATAATGCCTTCATATCCAAACCCATGTACACAATATTAGAATCAATAACCATTCACCACTTAGATAATCCTCATCATATCCATAAAATAAGCAATGCCATCCATCAACTAGTTAATCCATAAACATAATAGGCAATAGTCATTCACCAACAAGATAATATCCACCAACCAGTTAATCCGTAAACACAATAAGCAATAATATCCACCAACTAGGTAAGCAATAATATCCACCAACTAAATAAGTAGTAATACCCACCAACTAGGTAATATGCATAAACTAAGTAGTGCCAAAAACAAAAGTTACCACTGTGTTTAAGCTTTGCTTGTGCTCCCCCTCAATTGTACATCTTCTCCCTCTTTTTGACAAAAAGAGACAAAGGGGTGTGATCATCTAGTATGTGGTGCAGTCTCAACCCTAGAAAGCAGCAATAAGTCATCAATCAATTTCGAGTAATAAACCTTATACCAACATGTCTTGTCTTTTTGCTTTTGTTCACTCTCACCAAAATATTACTCCCGCTCTTTTTGGTCAAATAAATGACAAAGAAAGCAATCTCAGCTGCATGAATAGCCTCAAGTCAGCAAGCAAGCTTTACTCAAGTTCAGAAGCAAGAATCTGTGGCAGCAACAAATGGATATCCAGAGACAGGGACATTGACATACCAAgataatatttttcttcaacCTGATATAACCTGGATCAATAGTATATTTTCCTTCAATCTTCGTGATTGTTTCATCTTCATATGGTCAAAAACCTTAAGTACTTAGAATGCCAAAAATTAAGCTTGAGAATGGAAGATGTATCTTCGGTTCCTTCCTTTTAACAAAAATCATAATGTGAGAAAAGACCAcaatatcatcatcataatcagaGGTTGCATATCTTAGAGCAAGTTTCCTTTTGCTTGAAAAGACCACAATTCTCTTTGCTTTTTTCTGGAATCTTTTGCCAAAGGAACCTGCATAAGTTGAATAGAAACAGAAGACCTAGAACTAGGCACAGGTAACTTGGAAACAACTCAGCAAGTAACTTAGAAGCACTTATAAACACAAATTCATGAATTCTCAAGTTGGGACAGAAAAAGAAGGAAGATAAGCAAATCAAGCATATACAAACAGTAAGCATATTCAGGTAAAACAAATACATGCACAGAACTCATAACAGTAAGCACAGATAGCACACAAACAATATCAGACACGGTCATGACCGGACTAAACAAAGAtcacaaagaaacaaatatagATGACATAAAAGAAAGTCTAGCAAACTCAGGTAAATTTAGAtcagaaaacaaagaaaacacaGAGCTAGCAACCACAGATTCAAACATGGAAGAAATTTCAACAGTAGTAGATAACAAAATAGTAGATGTTACTGACGTCCCTGATATTAATGATTCAAGTTCTTTGGCTTCCAAGACTCTAAGATTGCAAGCACTAGATCATCCATTAACTCTTGATTGTGGACAAGAGTATCTAAAACCCTTTGTTCGGCCATGTGTGTCGTAGATAGCATCGATGTTTCTGAAACAATAACATATTTTATTagataataacaaaatttattcaattttagaGATACTTGTTATTCCAGATTTCGATCCTTAATCAACAAATTTGTCGATTCTCTAAATGAATTTCTCTATCCTCCACTAGTTGTCGAACATCATTTTGCCTCCTTTTAGATGCTTTTGGAATTAACTGAGATACAAAATTTGCTTTCTTGACCCAAACTTGTTTTACAAATGGAGTAATATACTTATGAGTATACTTCTCTGGTCTTTGATATTTGAGAAATAAAAGCATTCTTGTCTTGTATGTCCTCGTGAAAAACATGATTATAAGACTTATAATTAAGTTTAGTTtgtcttattttaaaataatcacgcTGAGTTGTGCTAAATTGTGGTATATCTGAGTCAGCAACAATAACTTTGACAAAGATGGTGTTGTAGTGATTTTTGTCTCTAGTAAATCGCAAACCAAACTTTGTGGCAGATTTCCTTCCTGAATCAAGTATCTTATCCAAAGTGGATGTATTGTCCATCATCTTTATTCGTCACTTCAGCATTTCTAGCTCTTATTTTAGTTTGTCTTCATGATCAAATCCAGCTTTTATAAGAATATCTCTATCAATGACTTGGTTTTGTACACTTTTTGAGTTTTCTCTAACAATTTAACTTGACTAGACAATGAACAATTAACTTTTAGTAAAATATCCAATTTTGAGTTCAATTTCTTATACTCTTATTCAAACGAGGGAGATGGTAGCTCTTGTCTTCGGTTGATGTATACTCTAAACCTTCTGATTCTGACTCAAAACCAACCACAGTTGTGAATGCAACAAAATTTCCTGAAATTTCTTCTATGTCAGATTCAAAGGGACTTGACTCGGGTTCGTCATCACTCGTGGCAACGAATCCCTTTGTTGTTAGACTTTTCTTTTGACTGAGAAGATTGTGAAGATGAGTCTCTGTTGTGATTTGAAGAGCCCTTAAATATGTGGGACACTTGGCTTGAACTTTAGCTTTGTTCCTTTCTGATTTTGTGGTTTGCCTCCACGTGAGTTATTCCTCTGTTTTACctgtttaaaaaatttagaaaactgTTTGGTTAGTAAAACAACAAGATCATTACTAGTCTCATCTGAATTTGACTCATAATTATTTCTTCAGCAACAAAGACaatatttttctcctttttattATGATCTGCCAGAATCTCCATTTCGTAGTTCTGTAAATTTCCCATCAACTAAGCCATGGATTTATCTTCCATCCAGTATGTTCCTGGATGACTATTACCTTCATTCTGAATCGTTGAGGTAAAGACCTAAGAACTTTCTTTACCAGTTTAGGTTGAGGGAATGGTTCACTAAGGACTATGGCTTGATTTGCAAGCTCCTGAACTCATGCATGAAAGTTTACTATGGTTTCGTCTTCCTTCAttctaaattgttcaaaatcAGTCTGGACCAGTTGcgcaattttgattttttactgAACTTGTACCTTTCTAAGTGGTATTCAGTATTTCCCATGCCTCTTTTGTAAAGTCACACCCATCAATAAGTGTGAATTGATCCTCATGCATCAATGAGAAGATTGTATCCAGTGCTTTGTTGTTGTAGTTAGCTAGCCAATGTGATTTCAACTTCTGtccattcaatttcaagttttgGCACATGTGGATCATTTTCTGCTCTACCGGCCCTAGTTGGATGCTCCCATCCAGTTAGTACAAATCTCCAAATTATTTCACATTGAGCCTTTAAGATGCATTTTAGTGCGGCATTTCCAGTAGACATAGTTAGCCCTTGTTAATTTTGGTGACCTATGCTTATCCATCCTAAAACACTCAGGTAAGCacgaaaaaaatagaataaataaaacCACTAAAAGCACATGCATAAGATGAGTTCCtgagttcaagaaacacaaAACACTCAGATTTCTGGACTAATAAATTAAGTCGCTGTGCTTCGATATCGATTGTTAAATTCGTGAGTCTTGAAAGCAAGAAATACGTAACTAGTTCCTACTTGgattgtaatataattaacttaattatctGTGTCAAGCTCTGTGTAAGACACAGAAAAGttcagaaaataaataataaaaataaacgcATAAAAATAAAGGAACCAAGAACGCAGCGATATGTTTACGCACTTCGGAGAAACTTCTCCTACGTATGCTGGGCTACTCAACGTAAGCCTaactccactagatgatcaccaaGATTACATAAGAGACTGAACAGATTTATTCATACACAGTATGGTCTAATCTTTCATATCAACTCAATCTTCATCATAGTTGGTAAGTTGCAAGCAATTCTCTCTTAAAGCTTTTCATACTGAGATAGACTTAAAGTACTGGAATTCCTTGTATTGCCAGTACCTTCACGCCATCTTTATATAGAGAAATATATGGACTTATCATATATGTCAATATTGccttctatactttctcaacttgttgaagcacaaagagtcaatatgtcaatatcacctccactgatgtttgatctcatgacctcccatatggaagaGTCACTGCATGCCATAtggaagagtcactacatgtcatctgagcagaAGGTGCTTGGCAAATTAAGTTTCTTAAATAAACTATGATAATTTTGACAAATAACTAACCAAAAAACATGTGTatcattgtactaaaaaaaattatgtgtatcatttgtacacttataCCTATGTTGAAATCCTGACTCTTGAAACTTGCTACTAGATCATTAAGCTCCTCAACAGATTGTGTATTATGATAACTATGTGATGAAACTATGATTTTGCATTTTGCAGGCTTATTTCCATGTAGCAAAATATTAAACTCATGAACAACGTTCACAACACAAGCAGCAGGTGGAATTCAGTACacgaaaataatataaaatctcAGCAGCAACAATTGTAAACCTACAGTACGTATAGTATTATGACATACTGTAATCATACTTTCtccaataaatataaattcatTTCGTTTTCTGTAATAAATTCAGGCACTAATCTTTAGTTATCAAGCAAAATGTGTATTCAGAATTATGGTTTGCATATATCAAGAAAGAAAGCATTTTGAACTATAGTTTAAATATCAAACCTATTCATTTAGACTTCCCATCCTACCGAGTTACataaatacaaaatactttTTCAACAGAAGTTGGGCATTTGGTGTAGGATTAGCAAGACTCTAACCGTCACTTTGAGTTCAATAACTATATAGTTATCCCCAACTCCATTGCTAAGTGAGGTGCATCCACTTAACTCTTTTCATCACCGTCCCATGTTGCATTATTGAAATGACACTCTTGAATGTGTGTGAAGTGGAAGATACTATAtactctgtttggtaaatggctgttggttgattgggttggctgtttgggttagaatgaatgatttgttgataatattggctgattgtaaaaagttgtttgataaattagttgttagctgatagctgtttggtataatttcttttctcaaaaagctaattgaaaatgctgctttgattagccttttgaattttagcattttggaattaaaaaagcttattaaccaaacaactaatagtgatcaaataagccaaaattgactgataggctaattatttaccaaacagggccataatgATATAACTTAAAGTAGGGCCATTGCAGGCATGCAAATATTTGAAACAAATAATTCGATCATTTAAATTTCCACTTGGATTTTCTATATCGTTGAAATTAAAAGGGCTTGTTATTCTGAGAATTGCTTGGTTGCTGACTAAACTGTCAAAGGTACAATATTATTAGTCTCCTAAAGCCTCCTTCTATCGACATTGTTGTAAGGGGACTAAAGTGGGGCATTTAGTTTCATTTGTGAATAACCATGCAAATAGAAAGACCATAGAGCCTCATCTTTTAGCACGTTGGTGTTGTTCCTTGTATTATCTACACTAGGACTTCTACAcacatttgaaaatttttccCTTAATATACAGATGATCTCCATTTCTGTAgtacagaaaaataaaataaatactctGTGTATGGAATTCTGGAGTATTGATTTCAATAACTTCAAAATGCTGTGGTCAGgactattgttgttgttttctgTATATAACAGACAACAGATTAGTTTCTTGGTCTCTGTCAGCTTTAATAGATACCCATATACAGCGTTTCAGTGCCAGGtgatttattttcaataatttcaaAATGTTGTAGCTGGAATtgcaattataataataataataataataatcataatatcattattattattattattattattattattattatttgttttttactACAGAACAGACTAAGTGAAGCAGTATCTTGCTCTGTCACAATAATCTCACACTAACAGCACCAATAAATCATCAGTACTCAAAAGGAAGGAACAATTTCTGGATAAGTTTCTTAGGCAATCAAAGTACCAAAGAGGCAAATTTTAGCATTCAGCTCAATTAGCTAATCATTTATTTACTTGGCATTTAAGGATCAATATCTCTTTATGctgtcgttatactgtggaccatgcatggtcacaaaacgacgtcgtttcagtaagtgagAGAGACAGCGTCCGTAAGTtgtaacggagctccgtaactgatattacagttcatcacaaaagatactgccttacatttgtttttatattatcgaatgaaactgcagttatatcgaaatgtaactgtagttgtgttgaaatgtaactgcagtgtatataaactaatactgaataacagtttcacacttgtgtttttatattatcgagaatgaaattgtagttatatcgaaatgtaactgtagttgtgttgaaatgtaactgcagtgtatataaattgatactgaataacaatttcacatttttaggtgtatcgaaatgatattatagttgtgttgaaaggaaactgtagtgtattatataagaaattgtagttgtattgaaagaaaactgaataacaaattcacatatttgagtatataatatcgaatgaaaatgcaattatatcgaaaagaaactgtaattgtattgaaatgtaattatagttgtgttgaactgaatGGCGCAGAACGGATGCCATTTCAgtcgtttgttttcattaatcaaaacgacgtcgttttgatgcatggtccacaataaaatttgcgcTCTTTCTGATACAATACAGATCATGGGCTGCCAATATTGATTggaaatcaatttatttatcttatttcctaGTTTATTAGTAGTTGTCATTTTTACTTTACGTTTAGAATATTATTTCCATGTCTTaagcttttaagttttaactccTATATATATGGAGAATATTAAATTGTTAAGGTAAGTTGAAAATTTAGAATATTATTTCCATGTCTTaagcttttaagttttaactccTAGGAGAATATTAAATTGTCAAGGTAAGttgaaaattgaataaaatcaaaaggaaatTTCTTCCTACAACTTCTCCCCAACTATCTGTTCATATTCCTCAAGCTTCTCTTTATTTCCACCATAGGTAGAGATAaatcttcctcctcttctttccTTCAGTGTTGCATAGGTCCATAACGCGAAGCCAAATCCgtgtacattttttttgtaaacaGTGACAAAAATTAGTTATCTTCCTTTCCATTGAGTCGTAAATATAGCTTCCACAAAACTATTGCAAAACAAGGGGTTTTACTGTAAACAAATACATAGTAAATAGGcatcataaatcataattctGAAACAAAGAAAACTCCATAGATGAGTAGTGCAGTGAACATCACCTTTTAAGATATTCCCAAAGAGGAAATCAGCCAGGTATCTTATCTTCTCATCTTCTTAGATTCATCAAGAGATACcaaaaaccaaagaaaaaagaacCCCTCTACACTTTATGTAGTACCTCTGTGTTCAAGTCAAAAGTGAAATGAAACAGAATAAAGTAAATATGGAGTATGATAGTAGCTACTTTTTAATTAATGTTTGAAAGTATTGCAAGTACTATAAATGTCCTCCATCTTACCAATTCACAAGAATTGCAAAAACACTTTATGAACTTTGAGAGATAACTATAAGGAtgaaacatataaatatataatgccATAACAATACAAAAGAAGTTTGTAAAACTTGGTAAATCAAATACATCTATAAATACACTGCAAATATGGTCCTCACCAGTTCACTAGAGATGTACCTTGATTAAAAACCCAATGAGAATATGATCCTAATTATCATAGCATGAAATATCACCAGTTGCCttgatgaaaaatcaattgcCATTGGCAGCTTCATATGTGTATACAATGAAAAATCGTCTTAGGTAATTCCATCCAAACGAGAAAAATAATGTGGGAATCTCATCTCAGAATCAAGAATGGAAATCATCTCATCCAATTTTCCCATCCATGGATTTGGCTCTCTTCCTGCTGCAAAAATTGTCATTTGATTATCCACTTCAATCCAACTAAAACCAGGCATCTTTTTAACCCCTTCACTCACCATTGCTTGCCTGACCATCTCTGCTTCTTTCCACTGCCCACTTGCACAATAGAGGTTTGACAACAAGATATAGCTCATCTCATTCTGGGgatctaaacttttaaaaagttttcctAATTCTTTTCCCAATTCTATGTTGTTTTGAGCAGAACAAGCTCCAAATAGGACTTCTTGTAGTAGcattgtattttgttttccaaagtACTCACTAGCAATCTTTCTTGCTTCTTCAATATGGCCACTGCGACCTAATATGTCAACCAGGCAAGTCACATGATCAATTCCTGGTGAAATTCCGTAAACACTACTCATTGACTCAAACAGAGCCCTAGCATTATCTACAAGCCCTGAGTGGCTACAACTCATAAACAATCCTATAAATGTTACTTTATCTGGATTTACCCCACATGTCAGCATTTCCTCAAGAAGCTGAACAACTTGCTTTGACCATCCATGTAGCCCATATGAAAACAACATGGTGTTCCATGAGATCAAATCCTTCAAATAAATGTCACAAAATGCAGCTTGTGAATCTCTTATCTCCCCACATTTAGCATACATATTAACCAAGCCATTTCCAACATATGTATGGGTAAATAAGCCACTCTTAAATCCACAAGCATGGATCATTTTACCATGACCTAGCACAGCTAAGGTAGAACAAGCATGCAAGACAGCTCCAAATGTAAACTCATCTGGCTTGATATCATTTCTTGTCATATCTACAAAGAAATATATTGCATGTTCTCCATGGCCATTTCTAGCAAATCCTGCAATCATAGATGTCCATGAAACAAGATTCTTCTCAGGTGACTGGGCGAATACAGTAAATGCTTCATCTATGTTGCCTACTTTCATGTGAGCATCAATTATAGCATTCCAAGACACTTGGTTGAGAACATCAATGCTGTGAACCATCTTCAGAACATCATTATGGCAATTCACACTAGCATAGAAACTAAGAATAGAATTGTTTGCCTCACTTGCAGAACTCCAACCACTTTTCAGAATATAACCATGTAGCATAAAACCGAGAAATTTTTGTCTTGATTCAGCACAAGCATTCATGAGAGCACTCAAAGTCCATTGGTCTGGAGTGCATAGCTCATCCAACATATCCTTAAACAAGCCCACTGACAACTTAGCTTCACCCTGTCTAGCATGTCCAGCAATCATAGTATTAAATGCAATCACCCCTTTCTTTGGCATTGCATTGAAGAAATTGGCTGCTACATCTAACTTATTCACATTAACATATGCAAACAATAATGAACACCATGACACTTCATTCGTGACTTCCATCTCTTCAAACACTTTGTTTGCATCAAAATGGCTGAAACATTTTCCATACATATCAATTAGTGAATTATTCACTGACAAATATGCGTTATAACCTGAAACAATCACAAGTGCATGGATTTTATGCCCGTATTTAAGCTCACATGAGGATGCACATGCACTAAGGGTTGATGTAAATGTGAAGTGATCTGGCCTAACAACACCGGTCCTCAAGCTCTGGAACAAAGAGAGAGCTTCTTGGTGGAGACCCAATTGGGAATAGCTGCTGAGCATTGAGTTCCAAGCTACTACATCTCTCAGCACCATTTCATCAAATACCTTCCGAGCGTATTCGATCTGGCCAGACCTGGCAAGTGCTTTGATTTTTGAAGTAATATTGACCAAATGTGACTGCATGAGAATTTGTTGGATTCTTGGGCGGTTGAACTGTCATGACATTTTAAGCTTTAAAGACTTTTGTTGTGACGATAATTAGCAAGCAAAATGCATATATTTCCCTCTAcgggttttaaattttttatttatttttctgttgCTTTTCCTAttactttattttgaattcttgtaCTTTATATTTTCTCTCTTTCAAGACTACACTAGCCTTACCTAGGGTTGGGCATTTTGATTTCAGGTTTCGatgtttattcttttttttgggttcaGTTCAGTTTAGGTTTTTTCGGTTTTGAAAAAATGAAGTcatttgttataaataatagtATTTGTGGCCATTATTATGTAGTATTGTAACGGTTGTAACCTATATAACGGTCACCATAATGGTGGTGTTTATtactattgttatatatatgtgtatccaTATGTTGTATGTAGATGATCACTGATCAGTGAATAAGATATACTCTCCCTTCTCTTTGCCTCTATTCTCTCAATTAGTCTAATATATtactattgttatatatatgtgtatccaTATGTTGTATGTAGATGATCACTGATCAGTGAATAAGATATACTCTCCCTTCTCTTTGCCTCTATTCTCTCAATTAGTCTAATATATtactattgttatatatatgtgtatccaTATGTTGTATGTAGATGATCACTGATCAGTGAATAAGATATACTCTCCCTTCTCTTTGCCTCTATTCTCTCAATTAGTCTAATATATtactattgttatatatatgtgtatccaTATGTTGTATGTAGATGATCACTGATCAGTGAATAAGATATACTCTCCCTTCTCTTTGCCTCTATTCTCTCAATTAGTCTAATTTATTACTTTACAATTCACCATTCAACAGACAACTACAAATCCATtccaacacgttatcagcatgCTCAAACTCGGTGAACGGTACCttttactagttttttttaCACC contains these protein-coding regions:
- the LOC116015730 gene encoding uncharacterized protein LOC116015730 produces the protein MATTTTDEGVAGLSERWADMVLEDEDLAFEPVGADAEELVGGLQETWSVVGRFLTKKFVKLEYMRQVMASVWKPVRGVTITELQPNLFLFVFFHITDMQYVLEEGPWSFENSTLICRQVKDGVLPGDVALDSVDMWVQIHDLPMGYTSDVILEQIGNFLGAFVKGDDRFAGAPWLNFYRTRVFMLVSKPLKRRMKLLKRDRTWSWVSFKYERLHSFCFYCGMMGHSYKFCLKAREATIPVDQFPFSAALRAGGSRGPKMVGDSWLVPVGAAPRSGGGSEAAAGVDGSAVTAPVTVQRQESAEVVVAVTKRRREGGFSGSRRSSSGSGSDVTMHEVSKNLYVAGSGSQTRPSS
- the LOC116016448 gene encoding pentatricopeptide repeat-containing protein At2g36980, mitochondrial isoform X3, yielding MCILIHFDANKVFEEMEVTNEVSWCSLLFAYVNVNKLDVAANFFNAMPKKGVIAFNTMIAGHARQGEAKLSVGLFKDMLDELCTPDQWTLSALMNACAESRQKFLGFMLHGYILKSGWSSASEANNSILSFYASVNCHNDVLKMVHSIDVLNQVSWNAIIDAHMKVGNIDEAFTVFAQSPEKNLVSWTSMIAGFARNGHGEHAIYFFVDMTRNDIKPDEFTFGAVLHACSTLAVLGHGKMIHACGFKSGLFTHTYVGNGLVNMYAKCGEIRDSQAAFCDIYLKDLISWNTMLFSYGLHGWSKQVVQLLEEMLTCGVNPDKVTFIGLFMSCSHSGLVDNARALFESMSSVYGISPGIDHVTCLVDILGRSGHIEEARKIASEYFGKQNTMLLQEVLFGACSAQNNIELGKELGKLFKSLDPQNEMSYILLSNLYCASGQWKEAEMVRQAMVSEGVKKMPGFSWIEVDNQMTIFAAGREPNPWMGKLDEMISILDSEMRFPHYFSRLDGIT
- the LOC116016448 gene encoding pentatricopeptide repeat-containing protein At2g36980, mitochondrial isoform X2 produces the protein MYTYVYINKIIYTKKNYDATPNVCCNLFNRPRIQQILMQSHLVNITSKIKALARSGQIEYARKVFDEMVLRDVVAWNSMLSSYSQLGLHQEALSLFQSLRTGVVRPDHFTFTSTLSACASSCELKYGHKIHALVIVSGYNAYLSVNNSLIDMYGKCFSHFDANKVFEEMEVTNEVSWCSLLFAYVNVNKLDVAANFFNAMPKKGVIAFNTMIAGHARQGEAKLSVGLFKDMLDELCTPDQWTLSALMNACAESRQKFLGFMLHGYILKSGWSSASEANNSILSFYASVNCHNDVLKMVHSIDVLNQVSWNAIIDAHMKVGNIDEAFTVFAQSPEKNLVSWTSMIAGFARNGHGEHAIYFFVDMTRNDIKPDEFTFGAVLHACSTLAVLGHGKMIHACGFKSGLFTHTYVGNGLVNMYAKCGEIRDSQAAFCDIYLKDLISWNTMLFSYGLHGWSKQVVQLLEEMLTCGVNPDKVTFIGLFMSCSHSGLVDNARALFESMSSVYGISPGIDHVTCLVDILGRSGHIEEARKIASEYFGKQNTMLLQEVLFGACSAQNNIELGKELGKLFKSLDPQNEMSYILLSNLYCASGQWKEAEMVRQAMVSEGVKKMPGFSWIEVDNQMTIFAAGREPNPWMGKLDEMISILDSEMRFPHYFSRLDGIT
- the LOC116016448 gene encoding pentatricopeptide repeat-containing protein At2g36980, mitochondrial isoform X1 → MRLGRLINQAFQTRCAVTKKPKKLRSVTKCPGCRARAAAALCRRAGNHHREPDADRRPKQFNRPRIQQILMQSHLVNITSKIKALARSGQIEYARKVFDEMVLRDVVAWNSMLSSYSQLGLHQEALSLFQSLRTGVVRPDHFTFTSTLSACASSCELKYGHKIHALVIVSGYNAYLSVNNSLIDMYGKCFSHFDANKVFEEMEVTNEVSWCSLLFAYVNVNKLDVAANFFNAMPKKGVIAFNTMIAGHARQGEAKLSVGLFKDMLDELCTPDQWTLSALMNACAESRQKFLGFMLHGYILKSGWSSASEANNSILSFYASVNCHNDVLKMVHSIDVLNQVSWNAIIDAHMKVGNIDEAFTVFAQSPEKNLVSWTSMIAGFARNGHGEHAIYFFVDMTRNDIKPDEFTFGAVLHACSTLAVLGHGKMIHACGFKSGLFTHTYVGNGLVNMYAKCGEIRDSQAAFCDIYLKDLISWNTMLFSYGLHGWSKQVVQLLEEMLTCGVNPDKVTFIGLFMSCSHSGLVDNARALFESMSSVYGISPGIDHVTCLVDILGRSGHIEEARKIASEYFGKQNTMLLQEVLFGACSAQNNIELGKELGKLFKSLDPQNEMSYILLSNLYCASGQWKEAEMVRQAMVSEGVKKMPGFSWIEVDNQMTIFAAGREPNPWMGKLDEMISILDSEMRFPHYFSRLDGIT
- the LOC116016448 gene encoding pentatricopeptide repeat-containing protein At2g36980, mitochondrial isoform X4 → MEVTNEVSWCSLLFAYVNVNKLDVAANFFNAMPKKGVIAFNTMIAGHARQGEAKLSVGLFKDMLDELCTPDQWTLSALMNACAESRQKFLGFMLHGYILKSGWSSASEANNSILSFYASVNCHNDVLKMVHSIDVLNQVSWNAIIDAHMKVGNIDEAFTVFAQSPEKNLVSWTSMIAGFARNGHGEHAIYFFVDMTRNDIKPDEFTFGAVLHACSTLAVLGHGKMIHACGFKSGLFTHTYVGNGLVNMYAKCGEIRDSQAAFCDIYLKDLISWNTMLFSYGLHGWSKQVVQLLEEMLTCGVNPDKVTFIGLFMSCSHSGLVDNARALFESMSSVYGISPGIDHVTCLVDILGRSGHIEEARKIASEYFGKQNTMLLQEVLFGACSAQNNIELGKELGKLFKSLDPQNEMSYILLSNLYCASGQWKEAEMVRQAMVSEGVKKMPGFSWIEVDNQMTIFAAGREPNPWMGKLDEMISILDSEMRFPHYFSRLDGIT